TTTACACACATTCCTTGCAAACTCGATTGCTGCACACTGCATTCCGAGGCAAATTCCGAAGAAAGGAATCTTGTTTTCCCGTGCATACCGTATCGCCTCGATCTTACCCTCAACACCACGCACACCAAAGCCCCCTGGCACAAGAATCCCCTGCACCCCTTCAAGATGTGCTTTGGCCCCATTTTTTTCAATATCCTCAGATTCTACTCTGCGCATCCGCACCCGCGCATTGTTACCTATTCCCCCATGGATAAGAGATTCATAAATAGACTCATAGGCCGACTGATGCGCTATATATTTTCCCACAATCGCTATCTCTGTTGCCTGGCTCGGATTTTTTAGTATCTCCAGTATTGACAACCACTTATCAATATTATTACCGTTTGTTTTTAACCTTAATTTCTGAATGATAAATGTATCCAAGCCCTGATCAACGAGGATCAACGGTATCTCATAGAGATAAGGCTTCACATCCCGCTCCTCAATGATCGCATTTTTGTCCACATTACAAAAAAGGGATAACTTTTCTTTTATCTCAGCGCCAAGATGTTTTTCCGTCCTACAAATGATGATATCGGGTTGAATGCCCGCCTGTCGCAACATACCAACGCTGTGCTGGGTAGGTTTCGTCTTTATCTCCTCTGCGGCACTTAAATAAGGAACAAGGGTGAGATGAATATAGAGCACATTCTCCCTGTCCACCTTTTGGCCAAACTGCCTGATAGCTTCCAGGAAAGGCTGGTTTTCTATATCTCCCACAATACCCCCGATTTCGGATATAACCACATCCGTATCAGGTCCATCCAGTTTCTGGATACATTCTATGATTTCATTGGTTATATGGGGGATTACCTGCACCGTCTTGCCCAAATACTCCCCCTTGCGTTCCTTCATAATAACAGAATAATAAATTGAACCTGTCGTAAAGTTGCAGTACCGGTTCGTCTTGCTATTGGTGAATCGCTCATAATGCCCCAGATCCAGGTCCGTCTCAGCACCATCATCAGTCACATATACCTCCCCATGTTCATATGGACTCATCGTCCCCGGGTCGATATTTACATAGGGATCAAACTTTTGAAGTCTTACTTTAAGCCCCCTGCTTTCCAACAACATACCGATGGAAGCAGAATTGAGCCCTTTACCAAGAGAAGAAACCACACCACCCGTAACAAATATGTGTTTAGTCATGCCTGTATCTTTCCAAAAATGCCATCAAATCATCCTGCGTGTCAATACCCCTGGAGATATACTGCGTAATTGCCACCTTAATTTTGTATCCATTAGAGAGTGCCCTGAGTTGCTCCAAC
The Candidatus Brocadia sp. DNA segment above includes these coding regions:
- a CDS encoding CTP synthase, which encodes MTKHIFVTGGVVSSLGKGLNSASIGMLLESRGLKVRLQKFDPYVNIDPGTMSPYEHGEVYVTDDGAETDLDLGHYERFTNSKTNRYCNFTTGSIYYSVIMKERKGEYLGKTVQVIPHITNEIIECIQKLDGPDTDVVISEIGGIVGDIENQPFLEAIRQFGQKVDRENVLYIHLTLVPYLSAAEEIKTKPTQHSVGMLRQAGIQPDIIICRTEKHLGAEIKEKLSLFCNVDKNAIIEERDVKPYLYEIPLILVDQGLDTFIIQKLRLKTNGNNIDKWLSILEILKNPSQATEIAIVGKYIAHQSAYESIYESLIHGGIGNNARVRMRRVESEDIEKNGAKAHLEGVQGILVPGGFGVRGVEGKIEAIRYARENKIPFFGICLGMQCAAIEFARNVCKLKGANSTEFDMNTPHPVISLLEEQRTVPGKGGTMRLGAQPCVLRPGTKAFQAYGSQEISERHRHRYEFNNRYTEIFEANGAVFSGYTPNEQLVEIVELKDHPWFVCVQFHPEFKSKPTKPHSLFREFIRASLVY